The Arcobacter sp. CECT 8986 DNA segment AAAAAAATTTACCTTTTTAATACATTTTAATATTATTATTGATAATATTTCAGCAAGATTTGTGGTACAAATTGACATCTTGAATTTTTCTTTCAAGTTCTGTCATAATTATTCTAAATATTGATTTTAGAATTTCTTATTTTAGCTCTTAGGAGTATTTATGAATTTTTGGAAAAATTTCAAAAAAGATTTTTTAGTTAACTTTTGGTCACCTATTCCTGCAGTAATTGCACTTGGTGTTTTATCTGCTTATTATTTTGGGATAACAGGAACATACTGGGCTGTAACAGGTGAGTTTACTAGATGGGGAGGTCATGTTTTACAGGCTTTTGGTGTAGATTTATCAACATGGGGATATTATCAAATAATGCATATGGATGGCAACTCATTTACAAGAGTTGATGGAGTTATGATTATTGGTATGTTTGCTGGTTGTATAGCTGCTGCATTTTGGGGAAATAATATTAAACTAAGAATGCCATCAAGTAAAATTAGAGTATTTCAAGCACTTATAGGTGGAATAATTGCAGGTTTTGGTGCTAGACTTGGTATGGGTTGTAACCTTGCTAGTTTCTTTACTGGAATTCCGCAATTTTCTGTTCATGCATGGATTTTTACAATAGCAATGATTATTGGTGTATATTTTGGTGCAAAATTTACACTTTTACCTATGTTTAGATCAAAAATGAAAATGAAAAAAGTATCTTGCGTAAAACCTTTAGAAAAAGATGAAACAAAAGTTAATAATGTATTTAAATTAGGAAGTATTGTTTTTATTGCAATTATTATTTGGGCATTATATTTAATATTTTTTCAAAATAGTACGAAACTTGGTATGGCAATGCTTTTTGGTAGTGCATTTGGGTTAATTATTGCAAAAGCTCAAATTTGTTTTACATCAGCTTTTAGAGATTTATTTATAACAGGAAGAAGCCAAATGGCTAAAGCAATTGTAATTGGTATGATTGTTGCAACAATTGGTGTATTTTCATATATTATGATGGGACAACCTCCTAAAATTATGTGGGCAGGTCCAAATACAATTATTGGTGGTTTACTATTTGGATTTGGTATTGTTCTTGCAGGTGGTTGCGAATGTGGTTGGATGTATAGAGCAGTTGAAGGTCAAGTCCATTTTTGGATAGTAGGTGTTGGAAATGTTATTGGTTCAACTCTTTTAGCTTTTGTATGGGATGATATTTCTGTAAGTTTAGCAACAAGCTGGCCAAAAATAAATTTACTAGAATCATTTGGAAATTATGGTGGTTTATTTTTTAATTATGGATTACTATTTTTACTATTTGTATTAATTTTAATTTTAGAAAAAAGATATTTAAATAAATCAAAAAATAGATAAAGGAAATAAGATGAAAATTGAAGATATTATCCCAGATTTTAGACTTGATATGCAAGGTGAACCTTGTCCTTATCCAGCATTTAATGCACTTGAAGCGATGAAAGATTTGCAAAAAGGACAAATTCTTGAAGTTATAAGTGATTGTCCACAAAGTATTAATAATATTCCAGCAGATGCAAAAGCACATGGATATGAAGTACTAAATGTTGATAGCAGTGGTCCAACAATCAGATATATAATAAAAAAATAATCTTTTACATTTATATTTTTGTATTGTATAATATTTCTCATTTTTTTAAGGATTATATATGAATTATCAAAAAATATTAGAAGATATACAAGAACAAATACAACCAGAACTAATAAAAGGAAATGTAGCAGATTATATTCCAGCACTTAAAAATGTAAAAGAAGATGATTTTGCGATGAGTATAAGACTTTTAGATGGTCAAACTTTTAATGTGGGATGTTTTGATAAAAAATTTTCTATTCAAAGTATTTCAAAAGTCTTTACTTATTCAATGGCACTAAAAATTTATAGCAAAGAACTTTATAGTAGAGTTTGGTATGAGCCATCTGGAAACCCATTTAACTCATTAGTTCAACTTGAATATGAAAAAGGAATACCTAGAAATCCATTTATAAACGCAGGTGCAATTGTTACAACAGATAGTTTAGTAACTCACTTTAAAGATAAAAATATTGCTATTAAACAAATCAATGATTTTATAAACAAACTTAGTAAAGATAATATCTTAATTAATGAAGATATTTATATGTCTGAACTTAAAACAGGACATAGAAATAGAGCCTTAGCAAATTTAATGAAAAGTTTTTCTAATATAAAAAACCCTATAAATAATACTTTAGAAACTTATTTTAAACACTGCTCTTTTATGATGAATACACAGCAATTAGCAACAACAATGCTATTTTTAGCAAATCATGGAACAGACCCTTTAACAAAAGAGGAAATTATCACCTCATCAAAAGCTAAAAGGATAAACTCATTAATGCTTACATGTGGTCACTATGATGCATCTGGAGATTTTGCTTTTCATGTTGGCTTACCTGGTAAAAGTGGAGTTGGAGGAGGAATTGTTGCAATAGTTCCTAAAAAAATGGCAATTTGTGTATACTCTCCAAGACTAAACTCAAAAGGAAACTCTCTTGCTGGAACAAAAGCATTGGAGCTATTTACTACTATTACGGGATTATCTATTTTTTAAAATGAAAAAATAGTAATTAAAAATTCACCTATTATTCATATTTATTATCTATAATTTATTATATTAATAAAGGAATTTTAGATGAATAAATCATATATTTGGTCTCTTCCCACAAGAGTTTTTCATTGGCTTTTTACAGTTATTATATTGATTGCTTTTTTAACAGATGATGATAAATTGCTTTTTTATCATGCAATTGCTGGTTACTCTATTTTTATACTTTTAATGTTTAGATTCTCTTGGGGATATATTGGTCCAAAATTTTCAAAATTTAAAGATTTTGATTTAAATATCAAATCTGTTAAATCATTTATAAAATCTTTATTTATAAAAGATAGTGAGTATTTAGGTCATAATCCATTGGCTTCATATGTTATGATTAGTATGCTTATAATAACTACTTTAATTGTCATTACTGGCGTTTTTACATATGGTATTGAAGAGAAAAAAGGTATTCTTAGCTTCTTAGGATATTCATTTTTAAAAGATTTTAAAAGTATGGATAATATTCATGAGTTTTTTGCAAATCTATTACTTTTTTTAATAGGATTACATTTAATTGGAATAGTTATTGATAAACTTCTACATAAACAAAAAGCTACATTAAAATCAATTTTTACAGGTTATAAAATAAGTAATAGTAGCATCAATATAAAATTAAACCTTTTTCAAAAACTATTTGCATTTTTGATGTTTGTTTTACTAATTTCATTTTTAATATTTAATATCATTAAACCTGATAATAGATTAGTTGTTTTTAATAACATAAATAAAAATATAACAACAATAACTACATAAACAAACACTATTCATTTAAACTTAGAACTTTTTATGATAAAATTCCCAAAAAATAAAAGGTAGACAATGAGTGCATTAGAATTAGCTGATATTATAGGAATTATATCATTTGCACTCAGTGGATTTTTAATAGCAGTTCATTATAAACTAGATATTTTAGGTGTATTTATTTCATCTTTTTTAACTGCTCTTGGAGGAGGAATGGTAAGAGATGTTATTTCAAATAAAACACCATATATCTTTACTCATACAACTCCAATAATACTAGTAATTGTGACAATACTATTATCTTTTGTTTTTAAACTTCACAATATAAATAATTTAGAGAGTAAAACTGCTTTTATAGTATCAGATGCCATTGGACTTGCTTCATTTTCAATTACAGGTTCACTTGTAGCAATTGATAATGAATTTAATTTCTTGGGAGTTTTAATTTTAGCTTTTCTAACAGCAGTTGGAGGAGGAACAACAAGAGATATTCTTATAAACAATGTTCCTTTTATTTTAGTTTCTGAATTTTATGCAACCGTATCAATTATTGTAGGTTTAATTACTTATATACTTCATCTTTTTGATTTGATAAGTATTTTATCTTTAACTATTGTTTTTATTTTTGGTACAAGTTTAAGATTATTAGCGTTTTATAAAAAGTGGAATTTACCTAAACTATAGTTTTTAGCGCTTCAACTATCGCTTTTTGTTCTAAATCTTTTATTTTTTGCTCTAGGGAATCTACTGTTTCATCTTTTGATAAATCAATTGATTTTTGTAATATATATTCACCTTCATCATAGTTTTCATCTACATAATGAATAGTAACTCCTGATGTAGTTTCATCTGAGTTAATTACAGCTTCATGTACATTTCTTCCATACATTCCTTTTCCACCAAATTTTGGTAGAAGTGCTGGATGAGTATTTATGATTTTTTTATCAAACTCTTTTAAAATCTCTTTTCCGATTTTTTTCATATATCCAGATAAAAATATAATATCGCAGTTATACTCTTTTAATAAATTTGTAATTATTAAATCAAGATTTTCATTTTCATAAGTTTTACTATTTACTATAAAATTTGGAATATGAAAAGATGCAGCTTTTTGTAAAACCTTAGCATTGCTATTATTTGATATTACAACTACAACATTTGCATCTAAAACTTTATCTTCACACGCTTTTTGAATATACTCAAATCCACTTCCATTGTGTGATGATAATATTCCAATTCTTTTCATAAATATTTCCTAAAACTTTTTTGAAGGCGAATTATATTTAAATTTATAAAAAATATCAAAACCTTTAAAAGTTAATTTTTTATTTTAATCTTTGAGAGTGAGTCAATGCAATTGCTATTGCATCAGTAATATCAAGAGGTTTAATCTCTTTTTTTATTCCCAACATTCTTTTTACCATAAAAGCTACTTGTTCTTTTTGTGCTTTTCCATTTCCTGTTACCGCTTGTTTTACTTGTAAAGGAGTATACTCTGCAAAATTACCAAATTCAAGTAATACCTTTAAAGATATTGCTCCTCTAAATTGTGCAAGTTTTATAACTGTTTTAGGGTTGTATGCATAAAACATATCTTCAATTGCAACCTCATCAATTGCAAACTTTTGAAATATCATATCAAGACCTTCTGTCATCTCAACTATTTGCTCTTGTAAAATCTTTGTTTTTATCTTAATCAGCCCTGCTTCTAAAAGTTTTATATCTCTTCCATTTTTATCAATAATTGCATAACCACAATTTCTTGTTCCTGGATCTATTCCCAAAATCTTCACTACTTATTCACCTTTTATTCATCACATATTTTTCAAGTTTTCAACTTTTCACTTTAGTTTAATTCACGTTATTCACATATAAAAACTATGGAATAATCGTTAATCTTTCATAAATATTCACTTAATCACAATATTTTTTCACTATAAAATTATAAATTTATTCACTTGTTGATTAACTTTTTTATAATTATTTAGATATAATATTTATCAATTATGAATAAAGAGTATATATTATATGACAAATAAAGAGTTTTTATCAATTATAAAAGAAGAATCAAATTCTATAGATTATAACAGATATTTAAAACAGCTTGTTTATAAAAAAATTTCATCCGATGAAAAAATTGCTGTATTTGAAGTATCAAATAAATATATTGCATCTTGGATAAAGAGCAAATATAGAAATCTTATTCAACACTGCTTTGAAACTATTGATGGAACAAAACCAGAAATAGAGATAAAAGTTGCTGGAGAAAAGAAAACAAAAAAAGAGATAATTACTGAAAAACTTAAAAATGATACTGCTGAAAGTACAATACTAAATCCATCTTATACTTTTGATTCATTTGTTGTTGGAAGTTCCAACCAAATGGCATATAACGCCTCTTTAGCTGTATGTAAAAAACCAGGTATTCAATATAATCCATTATTTATTTATGGTGGAACTGGACTTGGAAAAACTCACCTTTTACAAGCAATTGGAAATGATGCAATTGCTCAAGGTAAAACTGTAATTTATGTAACAATCGAACAGTTTATGAATGATTTTACATTCTCTATCAAAAATAAAAATATGGAACATTTTAGAAATAAATATAGAAAATGTGATGTTTTACTTATAGATGATATTCAGTTTTTAAGTGGGAAAGAACAAACTCAAGAGGAATTCTTCCACACTTTTAATGAACTACATAATGCTAAAAAACAAATAGTTATGACTAGTGATAGGCTTCCATCACAAATTGCTGGACTTGTTGACAGATTAAAATCAAGATTTGAATGGGGATTAACAGCAGATATCCAAATTCCTGGACTTGAAACAAAAATAGCAATTATTGAAAAGAAAAGTGAATTAAATGGTATTCATTTAAGTAGAGAAATTATTAACTTTATAGCTACTAACTTAGATAACTCAATCAGGGAAATTGAGGGGGTTCTAATTAGAATTAATGCTAGTGCTTTATTATTAAATCAAGAGATAAATTTAGAGTTAGTTCAAGGTTTATTAAAAGAGCAAATTAAAGAGACAAAAGAGAATATCAAGCTACCAGATATTATAAATGTCGTAGCAAGAGAATTAAATATCAAACCAAGTGATATAAAATCAAGAAAAAGAACTGCAACAGTTGCAAATGCAAGAAGAGTTGTAATATACCTTGCAAGGGAACTTACACACAACTCAATGCCTGATATTGCTAAGTTTTTAGGAATGAAAGATCACAGTTCTATTTCACATAATATTAGAAAAGCAAATGAATTAATAGAAAAAGATGAAAACTTCAAATTAATCATTGAAAATTTAAAAAATAAAATCATAAATAAGGAGTGGTAAAAAAAAAGTTTTAGAAGCTTGTGTGAAAAGGTGTGAATATAAATATTTTATTATTCACTTTCATTTCGTACGATGAAATGGAAGTTTACTCTATATTTTCATCTTTTCACACGCTCTACTGCTACCACTAATTAAAAGAAATAATAAGAGGAGATCAAAGTGAGATTTATCATCACAAAACATATCATTGAAAATATCGTTTCTTCAATGCAACCGTTTCTAGAAAAAAAAGATGCTAGTTCAATTACTTCACATATATATTTAGAAGTTAATAATGATAAATTAATTATGAAAGCAACAGATTATGAGATAGGATTAGAGTCTCAAATCGATGAACTAAATGAAAGTGCAAATGGTAAAGCAACTGTAAATGGTACTAATCTATTAGGAATATTAAAAAGATTAAAAGATTTAGAAATAATTGTTGAAACAGAAAATAACAATCTTATTATTAGACAAAATAAATCAACTTTTAAATTACCAATGTATGATCCAGAAGAATACCCTACTTTACCAAAAGCTCAAAGTGATAATAAATTAGATATTAGTATGTTAAATCTTATTAATTCTATTAGAAAAATTACACCTGCAATTGATAATAACAATCCTAAGTTTGAATTAAATGGTGCATTAGTAGATATTAAAAATAGTAAAATCAACTTTGTAGCTACTGATACTAGAAGATTAGCAGTATCACATTTACAAAATATATCTAACAATACAGAAAATCAATTTATTATTCCTAAAAAAGCAATAATTGAAATTCAAAAACTATTTTTAGATGATGCATTAATTTCATATGATGAAACTAATTTAGTAATTTCAAATGAAAAGATGACTTTCTTTACAAAATTAATTAATGGTAAATTCCCTGATTATGATAGAATTATTCCAAAAAGTCTAAAATATAATTTCTCTTTACCTAAAAATATGTTAATTGAATCAATCAAATTAGTTACATCACTATTTTCAAACATAAAAATTACATTTAATAATGATAATATTATATTTGAAAGTTTAGATGAAGATAGTGAATCAAAAACTCAAATTGATATTAATTTAAATATTGAAAAATCATTTTATTTAGCAGTTAATGCAAAATACCTATTAGATTTTTTAAGTTTAACAAACAACGAAAATATTACTATTGGATTTAATGAATCAAATTTACCATTTTATTTAGAAGATGAAAAATTCTTCACAATAGTAATGCCAATTGTATTAGAAAAATAAAAGAAACAAAAGTAAGGATATAGATAGATGAGTCAAGAGTACGGCGCTAGTAATATTAAAGTTTTAAAAGGTCTTGAAGCTGTAAGAAAAAGACCAGGTATGTATATTGGTGATACAAATATCAATGGTCTTCATCATATGGTTTATGAAGTTGTAGATAACTCTATTGATGAAGCTATGGCTGGATATTGTAAAAATATCAAAGTTTCAATTTCTAAAGATAATTGGATTAAAGTTACTGATGATGGTAGAGGTATTCCAACTGCAATGCATCCAACAGA contains these protein-coding regions:
- the yedE gene encoding selenium metabolism membrane protein YedE/FdhT, with translation MNFWKNFKKDFLVNFWSPIPAVIALGVLSAYYFGITGTYWAVTGEFTRWGGHVLQAFGVDLSTWGYYQIMHMDGNSFTRVDGVMIIGMFAGCIAAAFWGNNIKLRMPSSKIRVFQALIGGIIAGFGARLGMGCNLASFFTGIPQFSVHAWIFTIAMIIGVYFGAKFTLLPMFRSKMKMKKVSCVKPLEKDETKVNNVFKLGSIVFIAIIIWALYLIFFQNSTKLGMAMLFGSAFGLIIAKAQICFTSAFRDLFITGRSQMAKAIVIGMIVATIGVFSYIMMGQPPKIMWAGPNTIIGGLLFGFGIVLAGGCECGWMYRAVEGQVHFWIVGVGNVIGSTLLAFVWDDISVSLATSWPKINLLESFGNYGGLFFNYGLLFLLFVLILILEKRYLNKSKNR
- the yedF gene encoding sulfurtransferase-like selenium metabolism protein YedF translates to MKIEDIIPDFRLDMQGEPCPYPAFNALEAMKDLQKGQILEVISDCPQSINNIPADAKAHGYEVLNVDSSGPTIRYIIKK
- a CDS encoding glutaminase — encoded protein: MNYQKILEDIQEQIQPELIKGNVADYIPALKNVKEDDFAMSIRLLDGQTFNVGCFDKKFSIQSISKVFTYSMALKIYSKELYSRVWYEPSGNPFNSLVQLEYEKGIPRNPFINAGAIVTTDSLVTHFKDKNIAIKQINDFINKLSKDNILINEDIYMSELKTGHRNRALANLMKSFSNIKNPINNTLETYFKHCSFMMNTQQLATTMLFLANHGTDPLTKEEIITSSKAKRINSLMLTCGHYDASGDFAFHVGLPGKSGVGGGIVAIVPKKMAICVYSPRLNSKGNSLAGTKALELFTTITGLSIF
- a CDS encoding cytochrome b/b6 domain-containing protein — its product is MNKSYIWSLPTRVFHWLFTVIILIAFLTDDDKLLFYHAIAGYSIFILLMFRFSWGYIGPKFSKFKDFDLNIKSVKSFIKSLFIKDSEYLGHNPLASYVMISMLIITTLIVITGVFTYGIEEKKGILSFLGYSFLKDFKSMDNIHEFFANLLLFLIGLHLIGIVIDKLLHKQKATLKSIFTGYKISNSSINIKLNLFQKLFAFLMFVLLISFLIFNIIKPDNRLVVFNNINKNITTITT
- a CDS encoding trimeric intracellular cation channel family protein, with product MSALELADIIGIISFALSGFLIAVHYKLDILGVFISSFLTALGGGMVRDVISNKTPYIFTHTTPIILVIVTILLSFVFKLHNINNLESKTAFIVSDAIGLASFSITGSLVAIDNEFNFLGVLILAFLTAVGGGTTRDILINNVPFILVSEFYATVSIIVGLITYILHLFDLISILSLTIVFIFGTSLRLLAFYKKWNLPKL
- the purN gene encoding phosphoribosylglycinamide formyltransferase — encoded protein: MKRIGILSSHNGSGFEYIQKACEDKVLDANVVVVISNNSNAKVLQKAASFHIPNFIVNSKTYENENLDLIITNLLKEYNCDIIFLSGYMKKIGKEILKEFDKKIINTHPALLPKFGGKGMYGRNVHEAVINSDETTSGVTIHYVDENYDEGEYILQKSIDLSKDETVDSLEQKIKDLEQKAIVEALKTIV
- the ruvC gene encoding crossover junction endodeoxyribonuclease RuvC → MKILGIDPGTRNCGYAIIDKNGRDIKLLEAGLIKIKTKILQEQIVEMTEGLDMIFQKFAIDEVAIEDMFYAYNPKTVIKLAQFRGAISLKVLLEFGNFAEYTPLQVKQAVTGNGKAQKEQVAFMVKRMLGIKKEIKPLDITDAIAIALTHSQRLK
- the dnaA gene encoding chromosomal replication initiator protein DnaA; amino-acid sequence: MTNKEFLSIIKEESNSIDYNRYLKQLVYKKISSDEKIAVFEVSNKYIASWIKSKYRNLIQHCFETIDGTKPEIEIKVAGEKKTKKEIITEKLKNDTAESTILNPSYTFDSFVVGSSNQMAYNASLAVCKKPGIQYNPLFIYGGTGLGKTHLLQAIGNDAIAQGKTVIYVTIEQFMNDFTFSIKNKNMEHFRNKYRKCDVLLIDDIQFLSGKEQTQEEFFHTFNELHNAKKQIVMTSDRLPSQIAGLVDRLKSRFEWGLTADIQIPGLETKIAIIEKKSELNGIHLSREIINFIATNLDNSIREIEGVLIRINASALLLNQEINLELVQGLLKEQIKETKENIKLPDIINVVARELNIKPSDIKSRKRTATVANARRVVIYLARELTHNSMPDIAKFLGMKDHSSISHNIRKANELIEKDENFKLIIENLKNKIINKEW
- the dnaN gene encoding DNA polymerase III subunit beta → MRFIITKHIIENIVSSMQPFLEKKDASSITSHIYLEVNNDKLIMKATDYEIGLESQIDELNESANGKATVNGTNLLGILKRLKDLEIIVETENNNLIIRQNKSTFKLPMYDPEEYPTLPKAQSDNKLDISMLNLINSIRKITPAIDNNNPKFELNGALVDIKNSKINFVATDTRRLAVSHLQNISNNTENQFIIPKKAIIEIQKLFLDDALISYDETNLVISNEKMTFFTKLINGKFPDYDRIIPKSLKYNFSLPKNMLIESIKLVTSLFSNIKITFNNDNIIFESLDEDSESKTQIDINLNIEKSFYLAVNAKYLLDFLSLTNNENITIGFNESNLPFYLEDEKFFTIVMPIVLEK